GACGACACCTACCGCCAGATCCGTCGCCTCGTCGAGCAGGTCGGCGCCGCCGAGGAGCAGCTGCGGCTCTACAACGAACGGGTCCTCCCACGCGCCAAGCAGGCCCTGAAGCTAGCCTCGGCAGACTACCGTGGCCGACTCGTCGACTTCGGCGAAGTCACCGACGGCTTTACTGAAGTGCTGATGTTTGAGCTGCAGGTCGCCCGAGCCGAGGCGACGCTCGCCGGGACAATGGCTCAATTGAGACGAGCTGTAGGATGCGAAGCGATGACGGCAGATTCGCGGTAGTTGGATAGCACGCGCAACAAGCTACGGTTTCTCTCTCTCGACACATGTGTGACCCGCAATTCCAGCCCGGCCAGGCGAATCATCGACTTGGCCAAATGTCTTGCGGTTGCATCGACCGCGGTGCCGGAGGGCGGTAGCGAACTCGCTGGGGTTGTCACAACCTTGGTCAGTTTCAGGATTCCCGAAAACGCGCAGGATTCGTCGTCCTGTGCAGGTTAGGGCTCGATTCTCGAGGCGGCGTTGGGAAGGACCAGGCGGGAGGCGTTGGCTGCGTATGAGTTTCACGCCGGTGTAGATTGAGAGAATATCTTCGATGCTCAGGACGACGCCTCCTGTTCAGGTTAGCGAGTGCGTTCACCTTCCCGTAATTCCCGTTCTATGGAGGCACATTGTCTCCGAACCGCTGAGTCTAGAGCTGCACCAAGCTCGGTACTGCATCGGTCCACACGGAACCCTGGCCAGTCAGGGCAAGCTTCCAGCACTTGCTCCCAAGCATCGCGATACTGTTCGTCAGGCTGATTGCGAATCAACGAGCGACGGTACAGCAACAAGTCTTTGAAACGGTAGTTTTCGGGGTCAACCTCCATACAGCATGCCCCGACTTCGAACAGCATCTCGTCTGTCCAGTAGAAACAAAGCGACGAGAGTTCCAGTTCGCGATTAGCAGACCTGTCCCACCGTGCTTGCCCTAGGAGTTCAAGTGCCTTGGTGGGGATTAAGCCGTTGCTCATGGCATACCTTGCTTGGGATTCACCGTTCGACGCATTCTAACAGAGGGCCGCTATCTACGAACAAGTGACCCTCGTGGGCGCCGAGGCAGCCTGACTAACCTGCGTCGGCTTCATCGCCCGATGCAGGTTAGGATAGATGCGCCTGGCGACGATGCAACAAGAAGCCTGCACACCCGCTATCGGGGGCTAGGCGCCGGCACGGCGTACGACCTGCCAGTCTCGGGCGGTTCGTTTGGAACTGGAACGGCTGCCGCTCTTGCACCTACTGCGTCGGCCGTTCCCGCCTCAACGCCAACCGCCTCCGCACCCGCTCGGCCTTCTCCCGCAGCTGCTCGTCCGTCAGCCACTCGTCGTCCATCGTGACGATCAGCACCTCCTGGTGGTTCCCACGCACCGTCGCGAACGGCACGCCGATCTGGTACACCGCCGGGAACTTCAGCGTAATCTCTCGGTGCCTTGGCATGGGCCTCCTGCCTTCCGGTTGGTCCTAACGATTAGAGCTCGTTGGCGCCGGACGCCGCCCCGGCTTCCGGCTCGCGGTCCGCCCGCGTCAGTCCGCTACAACAGCAACGACAACAACGCCAGCACGACGGCGAACGACGCGCCGTAGAGGGCGATCGCCATCGCCTCGCTGCGGCACGCACAGTGGTTGGCGTCGCCGTGGCCGCAGTTGCAGTACGGCAGGTGACGACCGTGCTCTGGCTCGCGATTGACGTCGCGAAGCGTCGGTTGCTCCGATGGCTGAGCTTGCTCGCCCTGCTTGATCATCGAACCCACCTTCACCGCGTCGTACCAGCTGAATGCCAGGCTGGGGTCCCCCGCGTACCGCGCTAGCAGCCGCCGCACCTGGTCCCGCTGCCCGGCCCGGAACACAAACCGGTACCGCTCGCCGCCCCGCAGGTAGTCAATCGTCAGGACGCCGGTTGGCTCGACGCCCGTACGGTTCAGCCCCCCGCTCATGCCGCCCCTCCCGCGACGCACAGCCGCTCGCTCAGGTCGACCGATCGGGAGCGACGCCGCAACGCATCGGGAACCGACGTCTGCGCCAGCAGACGGTGCAGGTCCAGCCGCAGGAACTCCCGAGTGTTGTTGACCAGCACACCCCGCCAGAACCTCCAGGGCGTCTCGGGGCGGCCGTGGCGGACCGCCTCCAGGCTCGACTCCAGCCAGTGCTCGCCGAGCCGCTCGACGCTCAGCACGGCGATCTTGGCGGCGTACTCCCAGTCGTCCGTGTTGGGGCGGGGCTTCCCGACAGCGGCCAGGATCGCGTTGCCCCGCCGCCTGACCTCCTCCAGGCCGCCCGGCGACAGCCGGCGGCCGAAACCAAAGCAAGCTTCTTCGGTCGCGCTCGACCCGTCTCGACTCGAAGAGCTAAGCTTAGAGTTCTCCTCTATGGCCGTGCCAAACTGGCACTCAACCTCGGCATCTTGGCACTCACCTGGGGCGTTTTGGCACTCACCCCCGCACGACGGCGCCGCCACGCCCAGACCAGCGAACGCCCCCCAGTCGATCCGCCAGGAGTTGGAAGCCCGCCCACCGTTGGCCCCCTTCCGGTTGCGGTTCTCGACCTCCAGCACGCCCAGCGCCTGGGCGTCCTCGCTGGCCCGGAACAGTGTCCGCCGCGAGTAGCGGCACTCGTCTGCTAGGCGGTCGCTCGACGCCCAGCAGCCGGTCCCCTGGTTGAGGCGGTGCACGGCCGACAACAACGCCACGACGTTGTTCCAACGCCGCTGCGACAGGCCGCTGCGGCGGTAGGGGACCGACTCCAGCAGACGGAACCGCTCGGCGTACTCGACGTCCAGCGGCAGCGGCTGCTGACCGGCGGCGGGTTTTCTTCGGTAGGCCATCGTGGTTGCTCTAGGCGTCTGGCGCGGAATAGTCTTCGTCGTCGCAGCGGCAGCCGTACAGCGGCGCCAGGCAGCAGGGGCACGGCTCGTCGAGCCAGCACTTGCAGTCGTCCAGGTACTCGCCGCAGTCTGGGCAGAACCGGTCGTCGTCGGGACGTTTTCCCATCACCACAGCTCTTGGCAGTCTTCCAGGTCGTCCTTGCTGACCGGCGTCTTCTTGATCGCGAACTCCAGCGGCTCGCCGGGCGGCATCTGCTGGAACTGCTCCATCAGCTTCTCACGCAGCGTGTAGGCGGCGATCGCAGAGTCGACCCCCAGCAGGGCGGTCGAACCGTCCGGGAAGCGGATCAGGTGGGCTACAGGCATCGGAGTCTCCGGGGTTGTCAGTACGCGCCGTCGCCAAACGGTCGCGGGTTGTCGGTCAGTCGGTTCATGACGCTCGGGAGCTCGCCCGGCTCATCGCCGACGATCTCCTCGTACCGCCGCAAGAAGTTGCCCGCCGCCCGGGCGGGCAACTCGTAGGAGATCTGCACCCGTGGGTAGGGCTTCACATCCCGCAGCGACTCCCACGCCGGCGCCTTCGGCTGCAGCAGGTCGCGCTCGGTCACCAGCAGCCGGTTGTCGACTTCGCGGACCTCGACGGGCTTGGGCCACGGGAAGTCGAACCGCTCGGCGATCGCCAGCATCATCCGAGCCTCCAACTCGACGTAGCCCGGCAGCCTCTGCTTGAGCGGCCGCACCAGATCGCCCAGGTACGCCTCGCTGGCGTCGTGCAGCAGCCCACACAACGCGAGCTCCGGCGGGACCAACCGCGAGACGATCACCGAATGCTGGGCCACGCTGTAGGGCTCGTGCGTGTGGCCTGCAAACCGGTTCACCCGCGACAGCCCGCGGGCGATGTCTTCGATGGTGAACTGCTCCGGCCGCGGGTGCAGCAGGTCCACGCGTCCCCCTTCGTAGAGTCCGATCCAGGTCATGCCGCGCCCTCCGCCGCCTGGTCCGCTTCCCAGAAGGTCTGCACGCAGTCCAGCACCCGGCGGCAGAGCTGCTCGGGGGAGCCGTCGTTCAGCACCTCGCCGTCGGTCGGCAGGCCGCCGGTCTGGTCGCTGACGTGACCGTTGACCGGTCCCACGCCGGGTCGCTCGATCCGGATCAGCCTCCCGCCGAAATCGCCCCGCAGCAGCGCGATCTCGTTGGCGAAGCGGACGTCGGTGATCACTACCGGCCCGCGGCGCCGGGTCTCATTGAGCCGCCGCCGCATCAGGTCGACCCACACGTCCGCACCGCAGACATCGCGGACCACGTCGGTCCCGAGCCCCTGCAGCAGCCGCCGCACGTCCGCGTGCCGCTTCGCGTGGTCCCACCCGAACGTGCCGACGATCCGCGCCAGCTTCGCGTGCGCCCCGTTGTCCAGCCGCACGACCGGGTCGAGCCGCAGCAGCGACTCACGCAGCGGGTCGGCGAACGCCAGCCGCCGCCAGCCCTGCTTGACCAGCTCGGCCGCGGCGGCGTCCTTGCCAGCGCCGGCGTAGCCGATCAGGCCCAAGAGCGGCGTATCCCGCCGGGCCCGCCGGATCGCGTTGCCGACCTCGCCGCGGTGCACGGGAACCTCCGGCGGCGCGTCGACCCCGATCCGGACCTTGTCGCCGCGGATGTCGACCACGGTCGCCCTGACGTTGTGGCCGACCTCAATGGTCTCGTTGATCTTCCGTGAAAGAACCAGCATGGACCTTGCTCCTGTGGAAATAAAACAAACCGCGTCGAACCACGCCACTACGGGCTGGGCTCGCTCTCGAGCCAGTAGATGTTCTCGCCGCGCGACGTGCCCCGGCGGTGCTTGATCACGTAGCCAATCTTGCCTAGCTCTTCGATCCGGGCGCTGTAGCGGAGGCCGATCTTGGAGAGCCGATGGTTGGGCTGCTCACCCTGCCGCAGCAGCTCGACGATCTCGCGCTGCTGCTTGCCGAGCCGCTTGCGATCGGCGGCCGGCGCCCGGCAGGGCGCGAGCGGCGCCTCTTCGCGTTCCGGCGTCCGCTGGGGCGGATCGAACAGCGGCAGCCGCTCGCCGCCGTCGGTCGCGGGGTAGTCGGACATGAATAAGAGCGGGGCCCGCGCTCGTCCGTGAGAACCACGTCGTGCGTTTCGCGGGCTTGCCGCCTCCTGGTAGGTCACGCCCAGCGTGAGCAGCTCCTACTGAGAGGCTCGGCCGAAGCCGAGCGGCAGTGTCACGTGCGGCCTTAGATAGGAGCTGCTCACGTCAGGCGTGAGTGATCATGCACGTGACGAAAACAAACCTAAGGGGCAAAAAATGCTAGATGCCCTGTCTGGGTGGGACATGCGTTCCAAGCTGTCGATTGCGAAAGCCCTGGACTCGCGAGATAAGTTGCGACACCGAAACGCAGCGTCAGCGCAACAGAACGCACCAATTCGGCCATTGTTGCCCGAAGAGAATCTCAAAGAAAATCCGACGACACAAATCGCTGGCGGGGCAGGGCGATCAGATCCATGGCCCACAAGAACGCAGCCGCGTCGAGCGGCGTCCCACCCAAATCTCACCCAACCGGCTCTTCACGCACCGCCCGATGTGAAGGGTGGCCGTGCGAACCTCGCAGAACGCGAGAAAAAACAACGCCAGCGCACCGCACGACACGCGAACTTGACTCTTAATCAGTAGGTTCTAGGTTCGAGTCCTAGAGGGAGCACTCACTCAACTTGTTGCTGCGGAAGAGCTTGCAGCGACCCTCTTCGCGCCTGCTCATATGCAGGTTTCTGCGTGGCGCACGCCTCGGACCGTCTGTGGCGTGTCCGATTCGGTTGCTGGGCGCCATACGCTGGAGTTGTCTTACTCTATTCAGCAGTTCTGCGTGTTTAGCAGAAGTCCCATGTCCGAGAGAACTCGCATCTCTTGCTGATGCTATCCGGTTGATAGATGCAAGTTCCTTGACAGGCGCCTCTGCGACCAATGACCGACTGACGGGAGTCAGGTGCCCTCTGGAAGAGCGGCAGCGGAGACTCGGAAGAGCAGCCGGCCATTGATGCGACCAATCTCACTGCCCAGGTGGCTCGCGTACAGGGGGAGGCGCGGAGTGGCTGCAGGCCTTCCGAGTGGCGGTAGGTGGCTTCGTTAGCGGCCTCGATCCGCAGCGATCACGGAACCTGATTGCCCGCTCGATGCATTACCTTCAGAGCGCCTCATCGAGTGCGATGATGAGTTGGTCGATTTCTTCGCGACTGGTGTAGTGAACGAAAGAAAGCCGTACTATGCCCGGTGCGGGACTCACGCCCATAGCCTCCAGGAGACGCTGCGCGTAGAAGTGCCCCAGGCCCGCCATAATCTTGCGCTGCTCGAGCGAGGCCAATACCTCTATCGGCTGGCGCCGCAGGGGAATGATTGACACCGTCGGCGCACGGCGGCTGGCATCGACTGGCCCAAGAACCCGCACATCGTCCCGCGATTCGAGCCAGTCCAGCTGTACCGTCAACAGTCGCCGCTCATGATCGCGGAACAAGTCGTGCACCGCTCGCCCTACCAGCGCGGCCGCCGACGGGGCTTCGAAGTGATGGCTGTAGACGGCGTCAATGTAGTCCGCGACACCCGCGGCAGCCGAGATCTGTGCGTGATCGGGGCCAGCCGGCGTCATCCGCTTGCGCGGAGTGCCGGCGTTGAAGTAGTGGCACTGCGGCGTAAGTTCCTGCAGCAGCTCATCGCGCACATACATCAAGCCTTGATGGGGGCCGTACGTCTTGTAGAGGGAGAACAGATACACATCGGCGCCCAGCTCGCCCAGATCGGGCAGTCCATGGGGAGCGTACGCAACTCCGTCAACCACGACGCGCGCACCGACGCCGTGACACCTGGCGACGGTTTCGGCGATGGGGTTGATCTCGGCGACGATATTGGAGCAGTGGGGAACGGTAACCAGGCGGGTGCGGTCGCTCAAGAGGTCATCCAGTTCCTCCACGTCTAGGCGCCCCGTGCTTGGGTCGACTCGCCACTCTTTGATGATGCACCCGGTTCGCGCCAGCTGACGCCACACCCCCGAGTTGGCTTCATGGTCCTGGTTGGTGACGACAACTTCATCCCCGGGTTGCAGCACGGATTCAAACGCTCTGGCTAGCACGTAGGTATTCTGGGACGTGGAGGGACCGAAGTGCAGCTCGTGCTCGCCGGCGTTTAGCAGCACGGCAAATCGACGATAGGCCTCATCCATCAGCTCGCCAGCGGTCCGCGATGCGGGGTAGGCGCCGTAGGGCTGCACCTTGTTTCTTGTGTAGTAGTCCCGCAATCGATCGACCGCGCGGCCGCAAGCATACGATCCGCCGGCGTTCTCGAAGAACGCCCATCCTTGCAGCGAAGCCTCCGAGAACGCTGGGAATTGGGCCCGCACAAAGTCCGTGTCGAGGGGACGTCCCATGGGTCTTTCCTTAGTGTGAGCAACGGGTACTGATCAGCGATCCAGTGTAGCGCCTAGTTGGCAGCGAGCCAGACGCGGCAATGTTCTCACTGCCAGGATCTCTCCGCAACCCAGTCTCGGAACCAGCCATCTTCGGTCTAAGCCGCAACCGTAGATCCCAGTCTCTGGTTGCGTCGCGGCCGGTTGTTGATGATGCTGGTTGCTCTCAAACAGTAGTCGCCCGAATCTCCTCGAAGTCGACGCCGCGTGAAGAGGAGTCTAGATGTTTTCCCGATCTGAGTGACGCCGTGGTCTCACGACGGCGGAAGTCTTCAAGTACGCTTCGGCAGTATTGCCTAATCCCGCCGCACTTCTACGTCTCGCTTCGAAGCTTACGTAGAACCAAGAGTTGCTTGAGATCAAATCCTGTGCCATTCAAGTGTGAAGATCTGCGGCCACGGGCGTGGACTTGGATACCGCCCGCCGCAATGCTGCACGGGGCGTCGTCACATTGGGATGCGTGACTCACATTGCGGGCGAAGCGTTTGCATCCACAGCATACGAAGATTTGGGCACTTGGACGATGGCGCACGGGCGCGGAGTCCTCATGTTCGTACACCGGTGATCTTCCTCACCGATCGCTGTGACTTGTTTGGCTTCCACTGCTACCGGCTCGTTCGGTCGGGGCATTGCTCTTTGCTCCTGTATGCAAGGTGCTCAACGTAGAAGATCCCTGCGGACATTCTCTCAACCAGGTTAAGGAGATCACCTAGAACTGGCCGGGGAATCGTTGCCGGAGAAAGTCGGCCTGGATCCGCACGTGAGCCAAGAAGATGCTGGACTGCGCCAGGCGCGCCATACTACCCTAGAACACTCGCAGGGCGAGCTGCTCTGGCTGATGTCTAACTTCCACTTCCCGATGAGCTCCGAAACCGGATCAGAGAAGACATCAAATGTTACAGCTGCCTGGTAAACAACAATTACTCGCCGCTCTGGTCGCTATCGTGGCGACGGGGACCGTGCCTGCCTTTTCTGAAGAAGTCGAGAGATTCTCAGCAGAACCGGTTCAACTTGAGGATCGCTTTGAGGTCGATACGAGGGAAGACTACAAGATCGAGGGCGACGCGGAGTGGTCGCGTCGGAAGCTCTCACTCAGCCCTAACGCGACTGTGGCGGTTGTAAAAACCATCGAAGACGAACTCTTGTTTGAACTCGACCTGTTGCCGGGCGAAGTACGCGTGGGAGAGGCTTCCGCGTCGCGTGTTACCTTCGTTAAGTCCAACGGCTGGCAGATCATCGTACTGATTGGCCGCGCATACCACCGAGGTCGGCTTTACCGCCAGGTCGTCGTATCGCAGATCGAAGGCAGCGATCAATCTGCTGAGGCTCCCGTGGTTGGCGAGCTGAGGCGCCTCCCGGCGTTCAGGATCCCCGGCGAGGCGGAGTCCTGGTCGATCCAGTGCCGCAACGGGCTCATTGAGGTCGCCTGCAACGGGCACAAGCTTGGCAGCGCCCACTCGGGCTCCGGCGGTGCGTGGGTCCATGCGATTGCACTGACGCAGCTCGGCAAAGAGTCTGCCGTGACGCGCCTGCGGCTTTCAGGCCGAACAGTGGGCTACACCCCGCGACAGCGAGAACTCTACAACCAGACAATCGCGCTGGGTCGGCGAGCAGCTGAAGCAGCAGCACGGGGCGAGCTGGAAGAGGCGACCAAATTGGAACGCCGCGCCATGGGCATGATCCAACTGAGTCTTGGGGAAGCTGACTTGGGGGTGGCCGTTGCGTACCGAAATATGGGTGGGCGGCTCATGGAGGCGGGCGACTACCTCGGCGCCAAGGAGGCCTACAAGGCTGCTCACGCCATATACTCTCAGCCGCTCGGCGCCGGCCACCCGGACACTCTGATTTGCGAGATCCACACAGCGATTGCAACCGCAAATATGGGTTACTTGGAGGAAGGCGCCGCGGACGTGAGGGATGCCCTCGGCAGGTACTTTCGTGTCGCTGGCGCTACCTCGCGAAGTTCGACAAACCTAATGAGTTGGTTGGCGGGGGTAGCGAAACGGCAAGCAGGGAAGGCGGCCGAGCGGGGCGATTACGTCGCGGCTCTGAACTACTGGCGAGAGGTTGTTGACTTAGAGGCCAAGAGCCGTGGGGCGGACCACCTGCACACGAAGCGCGCGCAGCTTGAGGTCGACTTCTTCACTCGGCTCCTCAGTGAAGTAGGGACGCAACGCGATCGGATGATCGAGTATGTCCGCACGGACACTCTCGTCGAAGAGCTGTTTGCACAGGGGGCAATGGAAGATTACTACAAGGCACAGGCAAAGCTTCTCCAGTTGAGCCGCGAGGTCAACGGCGATCGTCACCCGTTGACGGCGGACGCACTTGTAGCACGGGCGATCATTCACTCCAACAAGGGGCGCTTTGACCTTGGCCTCGCGATGCTGAGGGAAGGGGCAGAGATCTTCCGAGAGCATTTCGGCGAAGATAGCGTGATCTACCTCTGCAATTTAGGGAGAATCGGATCGCAGTTGAGCATGCACGGACGATACGCCGAAGCGACGCCACTGTTGGAGCAAGCCATCCGGTCGCTAGCGGAGCATGGCTTCGCGCGGTCAGTCGAGTACGCTGAGACGAAACTGGAGTTGGGGCGACACCTAATACGCATGGGCAAGAATCAAGAAGCGGCCGCGCACTTGGTTGAGTCGTTACAGACGTACCGCGTGATCGGTGAGCAGACCAATGGCGGCGTGCTTATCGCCTGCGAACGGCTGGCTGACATACACCGGTCCGAACACGACCTCGAAGCCGCGGAACGCTATTTGGAGCACCAGCGTAGCATTGTCCTTTCACTCTACGGGACGGACCACGAGAAGTATGTCAGTGTCTTGTCCTCCGAAGCATTCCACTGCTACCTGAGGGGCCAGTTCGACACTGCGCTTAAGAAGTACGAACAGGCTGGCCGGCTGGCCGAGAAGTTCTTCGGTAAGAACTCGCGGTCGTACGAGGCAGTTATCGACGGGATGCTCCGTGTCAACCTCTGGCTCCGCGACATGCCGGCGGTCGTGCGGCACTTTGAGGAGCGGCTCGAGTGGGAGCTCCACCGACGGGAAACGCTGTTTAGCGTCTACACCGAAGGGGAGCAGCTCGGGCGGGCGCAAGCCGATTTGCGGTCGCTCGACGCACTCTTGATCCTTGCCCTCGAAGGTCACCTCGACCCCCGCCGGGCCTACAGCCACGCGCTCGCCTTCAAGGGGGCAGTCGCCGCGCGACAGAGGGGAGATCGGATCTCCGCCAAGGACCCAGAATCTCGCCGGATGCGGGAAGAGCTGCAAGAGATCGAACTGCGGCTTAGCGAGCTCGACGCGACGGGCCCTGAGCTCCAGGAAGCGGAAGACCGGTCAGCGTTGCTACGACGCCTCCAAGAACTTGAATCGAACCTCGCGTCTCACAACTCGGCCTACCACGCAGCGGTCCAACGCACCAGCGTCGCCGACCTGCAGGCAGTCCTTCCAGACGGGACTGTCCTGGTTGACTACTTTGAGTATATCAAGCCCAATGACTACTTCGATCTTCTCTTCGGGTTGCGACCAAAGCTCGGGTTGGTCGCGTTTGTACTCAGCAACGAAGGCGAAGTGCGTCTCATCGATCTCAAGGGATTGACTGAGGTTGCTGATTCCATGTCTGCTTGGCGGAACGCAATGGCTCTAGAACCGTACGTCGGACTGAACGAGGCCGGTGAGAGCTCGGCCCAGGTTACCGACCAGCGCGGAGCGGACGTGTACCGAGCAATCTGGCACCCGCTGGTCGAGCACGTCGGCGACGCCAAGACCGTCGTCATTTCGCCAAGCACCAACCTGTCCGCCTGCCCATTTCCCGCGCTTCCTGTCGATTCTCGCTCTGCTTACCTAATCGAAACGCACGCAATTGCTACCGTTGCGAGCCCCCGCCTCATACCGGAACTGCTTGCGGATCGTCCAGCCAAGAAAGACCCGCGGCTCGTCGTGGTGGGCGACATTGACTATGGACTAGCAGCCGCCGCGCCGTCCGACGGTGGGCCCCCAGGTTCGCAGCTTCACTTTGAAAAGTTGATCGACGCAGAAGAAGCGCTCCGGCCGATTCAGCGCGCGTTCACGAAACTCTATCCGACGGGTGAATCTCATCGGCTCACAAAGAGCCTGGCGAGCGAGGGTGAGATCCGTCGCCACGCCCCAGGTGTTGACTTTCTGCACCTACACACCCATGGGTTTTGCGTGCTGGTAGACACAGGCTCGGGCGCAACTCCGGTTGTCGCAGAGGGCCCGATGACGCCTTCAACGGTAGTGCTGGCCGGAGTAGCGCTAGCCCACGCCAATGACAGCGAAGCTGCCGAAACCCAAGCCGACAACGGCATCCTGACAACGCAGGAGATTCAAGAGCTTGATCTCGGCGCCGCCGACTTAGTGACGTTATCGGCATGTCAAACCGCCTTAGGCGAGATAGCGCCGGGTGAGGGTATGCTTGGCGCTCAGCGCGCGCTCCATATCGCGGGGGCGCGTTCTTCGCTCACATCACTTTGGTCCGTGGAGGATGCAAGCACTCGATTGCTGATGTCGGAGTTCTACACCCGGCTGTGGGGAGATGGCGTGCCGAAGGCTGAGGCGTTGCAACAGGCCATGATCAACCTGCTTAGGGGTGGGGCCGTCGGTGGCGATCTTGTTGATGAGCGAACAAATGGTCGCATGCCACCCGCGCTGTG
This genomic interval from Posidoniimonas corsicana contains the following:
- a CDS encoding deoxynucleotide monophosphate kinase family protein, whose protein sequence is MRLDNGAHAKLARIVGTFGWDHAKRHADVRRLLQGLGTDVVRDVCGADVWVDLMRRRLNETRRRGPVVITDVRFANEIALLRGDFGGRLIRIERPGVGPVNGHVSDQTGGLPTDGEVLNDGSPEQLCRRVLDCVQTFWEADQAAEGAA
- a CDS encoding phosphohydrolase, which translates into the protein MTWIGLYEGGRVDLLHPRPEQFTIEDIARGLSRVNRFAGHTHEPYSVAQHSVIVSRLVPPELALCGLLHDASEAYLGDLVRPLKQRLPGYVELEARMMLAIAERFDFPWPKPVEVREVDNRLLVTERDLLQPKAPAWESLRDVKPYPRVQISYELPARAAGNFLRRYEEIVGDEPGELPSVMNRLTDNPRPFGDGAY
- a CDS encoding aminotransferase class V-fold PLP-dependent enzyme, translated to MGRPLDTDFVRAQFPAFSEASLQGWAFFENAGGSYACGRAVDRLRDYYTRNKVQPYGAYPASRTAGELMDEAYRRFAVLLNAGEHELHFGPSTSQNTYVLARAFESVLQPGDEVVVTNQDHEANSGVWRQLARTGCIIKEWRVDPSTGRLDVEELDDLLSDRTRLVTVPHCSNIVAEINPIAETVARCHGVGARVVVDGVAYAPHGLPDLGELGADVYLFSLYKTYGPHQGLMYVRDELLQELTPQCHYFNAGTPRKRMTPAGPDHAQISAAAGVADYIDAVYSHHFEAPSAAALVGRAVHDLFRDHERRLLTVQLDWLESRDDVRVLGPVDASRRAPTVSIIPLRRQPIEVLASLEQRKIMAGLGHFYAQRLLEAMGVSPAPGIVRLSFVHYTSREEIDQLIIALDEAL
- a CDS encoding CHAT domain-containing tetratricopeptide repeat protein; this encodes MLQLPGKQQLLAALVAIVATGTVPAFSEEVERFSAEPVQLEDRFEVDTREDYKIEGDAEWSRRKLSLSPNATVAVVKTIEDELLFELDLLPGEVRVGEASASRVTFVKSNGWQIIVLIGRAYHRGRLYRQVVVSQIEGSDQSAEAPVVGELRRLPAFRIPGEAESWSIQCRNGLIEVACNGHKLGSAHSGSGGAWVHAIALTQLGKESAVTRLRLSGRTVGYTPRQRELYNQTIALGRRAAEAAARGELEEATKLERRAMGMIQLSLGEADLGVAVAYRNMGGRLMEAGDYLGAKEAYKAAHAIYSQPLGAGHPDTLICEIHTAIATANMGYLEEGAADVRDALGRYFRVAGATSRSSTNLMSWLAGVAKRQAGKAAERGDYVAALNYWREVVDLEAKSRGADHLHTKRAQLEVDFFTRLLSEVGTQRDRMIEYVRTDTLVEELFAQGAMEDYYKAQAKLLQLSREVNGDRHPLTADALVARAIIHSNKGRFDLGLAMLREGAEIFREHFGEDSVIYLCNLGRIGSQLSMHGRYAEATPLLEQAIRSLAEHGFARSVEYAETKLELGRHLIRMGKNQEAAAHLVESLQTYRVIGEQTNGGVLIACERLADIHRSEHDLEAAERYLEHQRSIVLSLYGTDHEKYVSVLSSEAFHCYLRGQFDTALKKYEQAGRLAEKFFGKNSRSYEAVIDGMLRVNLWLRDMPAVVRHFEERLEWELHRRETLFSVYTEGEQLGRAQADLRSLDALLILALEGHLDPRRAYSHALAFKGAVAARQRGDRISAKDPESRRMREELQEIELRLSELDATGPELQEAEDRSALLRRLQELESNLASHNSAYHAAVQRTSVADLQAVLPDGTVLVDYFEYIKPNDYFDLLFGLRPKLGLVAFVLSNEGEVRLIDLKGLTEVADSMSAWRNAMALEPYVGLNEAGESSAQVTDQRGADVYRAIWHPLVEHVGDAKTVVISPSTNLSACPFPALPVDSRSAYLIETHAIATVASPRLIPELLADRPAKKDPRLVVVGDIDYGLAAAAPSDGGPPGSQLHFEKLIDAEEALRPIQRAFTKLYPTGESHRLTKSLASEGEIRRHAPGVDFLHLHTHGFCVLVDTGSGATPVVAEGPMTPSTVVLAGVALAHANDSEAAETQADNGILTTQEIQELDLGAADLVTLSACQTALGEIAPGEGMLGAQRALHIAGARSSLTSLWSVEDASTRLLMSEFYTRLWGDGVPKAEALQQAMINLLRGGAVGGDLVDERTNGRMPPALWAGFVLHGDWR